From the genome of Muricauda sp. SCSIO 64092, one region includes:
- a CDS encoding NAD(P)H-dependent flavin oxidoreductase yields the protein MNPKADFINTLSLPAIAAPMFLISGPKLVIECCKNGIVGTFPALNQRTSEGFEEWLVEIKTELANWEQETGKKAAPFGVNIIVHPTNPRVETDVRLCVKHQVPLVITSLGAVQMVVDAIHSYGGLVFHDVIKKRHAQKAAGAGVDGLILVAAGAGGHAGTINPMTLVAETKQFFDKTIVLSGCISTGRDIASAMQMGADLAYMGTRFINVKESKAPEAYQQMIIDAGASDVTYTAAISGVHANFLSKSLEAAGLSAEDLKKDQKIDFGKELDTEHKAWKTIWSAGQGSALIEETLSIAELTDKLKSEFKEAVEEQHKLLEIFPK from the coding sequence ATGAACCCAAAAGCCGACTTCATAAATACACTTTCCCTTCCTGCAATTGCCGCCCCTATGTTTTTGATATCCGGTCCTAAGTTGGTCATCGAATGTTGCAAGAATGGAATAGTGGGTACCTTTCCCGCTTTGAACCAAAGAACCAGTGAGGGTTTTGAGGAATGGTTGGTTGAAATAAAAACGGAGCTGGCCAATTGGGAACAGGAAACCGGTAAGAAGGCAGCACCTTTTGGAGTAAATATTATTGTGCACCCCACAAATCCCAGGGTGGAAACGGATGTAAGACTGTGTGTGAAACATCAGGTTCCCCTGGTCATCACTTCTTTGGGTGCCGTTCAAATGGTTGTGGATGCGATCCATAGCTATGGTGGATTGGTGTTCCATGACGTGATTAAAAAGCGCCATGCGCAGAAAGCAGCTGGGGCTGGAGTGGATGGCCTGATTTTGGTGGCCGCAGGAGCTGGTGGTCATGCCGGAACCATAAATCCAATGACCTTGGTGGCCGAAACCAAACAATTCTTTGATAAGACCATCGTCCTTTCCGGCTGTATCAGTACTGGGAGGGACATTGCCTCAGCCATGCAGATGGGTGCGGATTTGGCTTATATGGGAACCCGGTTCATTAATGTAAAGGAAAGTAAGGCCCCCGAGGCCTATCAACAGATGATCATTGATGCCGGAGCGAGTGATGTAACCTACACTGCCGCAATTTCTGGAGTACATGCCAACTTTTTGTCCAAGAGTCTGGAAGCGGCCGGGTTGTCCGCTGAAGATTTGAAAAAGGATCAAAAAATCGATTTTGGAAAAGAATTGGATACGGAGCACAAAGCCTGGAAGACCATTTGGTCTGCGGGACAGGGGTCCGCACTAATTGAGGAGACCCTTTCCATTGCCGAATTGACCGATAAATTGAAGTCGGAATTTAAAGAAGCCGTTGAGGAACAGCACAAGCTTTTGGAGATTTTCCCAAAGTAA
- a CDS encoding DUF5689 domain-containing protein: MIKISSPFIGTCVLLSSCVATNEFDTAESSCTSDIEANVTFSEVKSLYQGEILQIQEDWVIEGYVVSSDRAKNFFSVLHFQDSPIDPSEGFQIEIDVRDNCLLFPEGSRILIKLKGLYLGQSKDVFKLGGTFAAFGTTSVGRLPSLMVPEHIFVSCDAFVDIVPRDIAISELNATMTNTLVRFRDMEVVEEELDSIFALKGEGTERHLIDCSDDGLTLLNSGFSDFQAQPLPQGKGSITGVLLRENDDYFLAIRDRADIDFSNERCAALITEFTSNALFFSELADPNNNADARFLELYNSASTPLDLNGWSIRRYTNANTDISSTIDLTGLVIDAESTLVISPNATAFETVYGFPPDLGVGTNSPADSNGDDNLELVDPFGTVIDVFGVVGEDGSGTNHEFEDGRAVRNPEISTGNPTYTFLEWTIFNDSGRAGTLNQPQNAPEDFSPGSRN, encoded by the coding sequence ATGATAAAAATAAGCTCCCCTTTCATAGGCACCTGTGTTTTGCTCTCCTCCTGTGTGGCTACCAATGAATTTGATACTGCTGAAAGTAGCTGCACTTCGGATATTGAGGCAAATGTTACTTTTTCCGAAGTGAAATCCCTCTACCAAGGGGAAATTTTACAAATCCAAGAGGATTGGGTGATTGAAGGATACGTGGTTTCTTCGGATAGGGCCAAGAACTTCTTTAGTGTGCTGCACTTTCAGGATAGTCCGATCGATCCTTCGGAAGGTTTCCAAATCGAAATAGATGTTCGGGACAATTGCTTGCTGTTTCCGGAAGGCAGTAGGATTCTCATCAAATTAAAGGGATTGTACCTGGGCCAAAGTAAGGATGTTTTTAAGTTGGGAGGGACCTTTGCCGCGTTTGGGACAACTTCGGTGGGTCGGTTACCTTCCTTAATGGTCCCTGAACACATTTTTGTTTCCTGCGATGCCTTTGTGGATATTGTTCCAAGGGATATTGCCATTTCCGAGTTAAATGCCACAATGACCAATACCCTGGTACGATTTCGGGATATGGAGGTGGTTGAGGAGGAATTGGACAGTATCTTCGCTTTAAAGGGAGAAGGGACGGAACGTCATCTTATTGACTGCTCCGATGATGGGTTGACCTTGTTGAACAGTGGATTTTCGGATTTTCAAGCGCAACCCCTTCCCCAAGGCAAAGGCTCCATAACAGGGGTGCTTTTGAGGGAAAATGACGATTATTTTTTGGCCATTAGGGATAGGGCCGATATTGACTTCAGCAATGAACGATGTGCAGCATTAATTACGGAGTTTACCTCCAATGCGCTTTTCTTTTCGGAATTGGCAGACCCCAACAACAACGCCGATGCCCGATTTTTGGAATTGTACAATTCGGCCAGTACACCTTTGGATTTGAACGGTTGGTCCATTCGTAGATATACCAATGCCAATACCGATATCAGTTCCACGATTGACCTTACAGGATTGGTAATTGATGCGGAAAGTACTTTGGTCATTTCCCCCAATGCCACAGCCTTTGAAACGGTCTATGGCTTTCCACCGGATTTAGGGGTTGGCACCAATAGTCCTGCAGATTCCAATGGGGATGATAACCTGGAACTGGTAGATCCTTTTGGAACCGTAATCGATGTCTTTGGGGTGGTAGGTGAGGACGGTTCCGGCACCAATCATGAGTTTGAGGACGGTAGGGCGGTTAGGAATCCTGAAATTTCCACGGGAAATCCAACCTATACTTTTTTGGAATGGACTATTTTTAATGACTCGGGAAGAGCAGGAACACTGAACCAACCACAAAATGCTCCGGAAGATTTCTCCCCAGGTTCTAGAAATTAA
- a CDS encoding YheT family hydrolase — protein sequence MPLVPSNYRPPFLFRNGHFSTIYAGAIRKVHGVIQKRERLELQDGDFLDLDWSESIQPTEKVAVLLHGLEGDARRHYITGSAKKLTQNNFDTCAVNFRGCSGQPNRLYRSYHSGATKDLVAVIGHILNTKDYTKIYLLGFSLGGNLALKYLGEGHPIPKEVTAAVAVSVPCDLKDACDQLLQSKNVLYSARFKKHLLAKLRKKQQLFPTKISEGTINKISTLKDFDDAYTAPAHGFADALDYYAQCSSKQFLPKITTPSLIINAKDDSFLGEACYPYKEAKDNPSLYLEVPEFGGHVGFWGRRNISYAEERTLNFFKSIH from the coding sequence ATGCCACTGGTTCCCTCCAATTATCGCCCTCCGTTTCTTTTTAGAAACGGACATTTTTCCACAATTTATGCTGGGGCCATCAGGAAAGTCCATGGTGTTATCCAAAAAAGGGAACGCTTGGAACTCCAGGATGGTGATTTCCTGGATTTGGACTGGAGTGAGTCCATCCAACCCACGGAAAAGGTGGCTGTCCTACTCCACGGTCTGGAAGGCGATGCACGACGGCATTACATTACCGGAAGTGCCAAAAAACTGACCCAAAACAATTTTGATACCTGTGCCGTTAACTTTAGGGGGTGCAGTGGACAGCCCAACCGTTTGTACCGTTCCTACCACTCAGGGGCAACCAAAGATTTAGTGGCGGTAATAGGCCATATTTTGAATACCAAGGATTACACCAAAATATACCTTCTGGGGTTCAGTCTCGGCGGTAATCTGGCCTTAAAATATCTCGGGGAAGGGCATCCCATACCTAAAGAAGTAACGGCAGCGGTAGCGGTTTCGGTCCCTTGTGACTTAAAAGATGCCTGTGACCAATTATTGCAATCAAAGAATGTGTTGTATTCGGCGCGTTTCAAGAAACATTTATTGGCGAAACTTCGCAAGAAACAACAACTTTTTCCAACAAAAATTTCAGAGGGCACCATTAACAAAATCAGTACGCTAAAGGACTTTGATGATGCCTATACCGCTCCTGCCCACGGGTTTGCAGATGCCTTGGATTATTATGCCCAATGCAGTTCCAAGCAATTCCTGCCTAAAATTACCACACCTAGTTTGATCATAAATGCCAAGGACGACTCCTTTTTGGGAGAGGCCTGTTATCCGTACAAAGAAGCCAAGGACAATCCCAGCCTTTATTTAGAGGTCCCGGAATTTGGGGGTCATGTTGGTTTTTGGGGTAGAAGGAATATTAGCTATGCCGAAGAAAGGACATTGAATTTTTTTAAAAGCATACATTGA